Proteins co-encoded in one Chloroflexota bacterium genomic window:
- a CDS encoding RNA-dependent DNA polymerase: MYADLISWDNLLLAYRRAAKGKRGHPNVAAFEYRLEENLLRLQEELSAFTYAPGAYVSFYIHEPKRRLISAAPFRDRVVHHALCNLIEPVFERSFITDSYANRVGKGTHRALNRTQAFARRHPYVLQCDIRQFFPAIDHAVLRAALSRKVHDAHVLWLCDRILESGEGVLADEYRMEYFPDDDLFAVHRPRGLPIGNLTSQFWANVYMNAFDHFVKRELRCPAYIRYVDDFLLFSESKAQLWVWKKALVERLAALRLSLHPGAHPRPVTEGIPFLGFITFPHHRRLKRRKGVYYQRKLHRMVKAYARGQATLDDLNASVRGWVNHVRYGNTIGLRKAMFADIILPERTHR, from the coding sequence GTGTATGCGGACCTCATTTCCTGGGATAACCTGCTCCTGGCCTATCGCCGGGCGGCCAAAGGCAAGCGCGGTCATCCCAACGTCGCCGCCTTCGAGTACCGTCTAGAGGAGAACCTTCTCCGGTTGCAGGAAGAGCTAAGCGCGTTCACGTACGCACCGGGGGCGTACGTCAGCTTCTACATCCACGAACCCAAGCGGCGGCTCATCTCGGCCGCGCCCTTCCGCGATCGGGTGGTCCATCACGCGCTCTGCAACCTCATCGAGCCCGTCTTCGAACGTTCCTTTATCACCGACTCCTACGCCAACCGGGTGGGCAAGGGCACCCATCGAGCGCTTAACCGCACCCAGGCCTTCGCCCGGCGGCACCCCTACGTGCTTCAATGCGACATCCGACAGTTCTTCCCCGCCATTGACCACGCCGTCCTGCGGGCAGCCTTAAGTCGCAAAGTGCACGATGCCCACGTTCTGTGGCTGTGTGACCGTATCCTCGAAAGCGGCGAGGGCGTGCTGGCCGATGAATATCGCATGGAATACTTCCCCGACGACGATCTGTTCGCGGTGCATCGCCCGCGTGGGCTCCCCATCGGCAACCTCACCAGCCAGTTCTGGGCCAATGTGTACATGAACGCCTTTGATCACTTCGTCAAGAGGGAGTTACGCTGCCCCGCATATATTCGGTACGTGGACGACTTCCTCCTCTTCAGCGAAAGCAAAGCGCAGCTATGGGTCTGGAAAAAGGCGCTGGTCGAGCGGTTGGCCGCCCTGCGGCTGAGCCTCCATCCCGGCGCGCATCCTCGCCCTGTGACTGAGGGTATTCCCTTCCTTGGCTTCATCACATTTCCCCATCACCGTCGCCTGAAACGACGAAAAGGGGTATATTATCAGAGGAAGCTGCACCGCATGGTGAAAGCCTACGCTCGCGGCCAGGCGACGTTGGACGACCTGAATGCCAGTGTACGGGGCTGGGTGAACCACGTGCGTTACGGCAACACGATCGGGCTGCGAAAGGCGATGTTCGCCGACATCATACTGCCTGAACGTACGCATAGATAG
- the avd gene encoding diversity-generating retroelement protein Avd — protein MAGQEMVIFTRTFDFLSWLLPMTNHFPKAHRHTFTRRLLDAAFDLRERLEEAQLRKGNARRSRLFLADEALSKIRMYLRLAFRWTWLSPGQYKHVSTMITEIGRLLGGWIKATAAV, from the coding sequence TTGGCGGGACAGGAGATGGTCATTTTCACGCGCACGTTCGACTTCCTGAGCTGGCTGCTGCCCATGACCAACCATTTTCCTAAAGCCCATCGGCACACGTTCACCAGACGGCTCCTGGACGCAGCCTTCGATCTGCGGGAGCGACTAGAGGAGGCCCAATTGCGTAAGGGCAACGCCAGACGTAGCAGGCTTTTTCTCGCCGACGAGGCCTTGAGCAAAATACGCATGTACCTGCGCCTGGCGTTCCGCTGGACATGGCTCTCCCCCGGGCAGTACAAACACGTATCGACCATGATCACCGAGATCGGCAGGCTGCTCGGCGGCTGGATCAAAGCCACCGCCGCAGTGTAA